The nucleotide sequence GAGCCCCAGTTTGACCAACATACTACTTATTGCGGTAGCAAAAACTATTGGGGAGGAGCGAAGTGGCTGTGAGCGCCTCTCCAGATGCTTGTTAAGCTCATACCATCTtgctaaaccaaggtttggcttagtgtgtcatgTGAACCCGGCCTATGAcagtcttggggggtggggaagtgaaCTTTGTAGAAACATCTGTAGGATTCCTAAACTATGCAAATACAGCTAAGTGATTTTAAGCAAGCAAAAGTGTATGGGGGGGTAGAATACAAATGTGCATGTCATGGGTTCTGAATGCTTAAAATTGTGCATAAATTATTGTGATTTGCATGACTTTGCCTTTAGAAATGACATCAAATTTTAGAGTTCACATCTTCACcttcctgctttaaaaataaataaatacatatgacCTAACATTCTAGTATGGGTGCTAGTTCATTTCTGAAGAACATTTTATTCATATTTAAGGATGcttatacaaataataataataataaatgcttctGCTGATTTGAGGGAGAACTATTAGGAGTGGGCTTGGTGAACCTGGCAATTGTGCATTTCACAAACGTTATCTGCCCACCCGTGCACACGTGCAGTGTTGGGACTGCACTAGTCCTGAGCCAAACCTTTGGAGTTTTAGCACGTCTGATAATTTTGCCAAGCCAATAAATTGGGCCTGAACCCATTCTCAGCAAGAGAAATAATCCAGTATGTCTGTATTGTTTATGGAGAATACATTTCAACACGGTTTGCCCATCCCCTTTCATATTCAAATTTAACAAGCCACTTTTAGAAATCAGTGGGGCAGaactggaggggggaggggagagcacaGGTGTATATCACCATACGGGGAACCAATCCTAAAGCTAAATTACGTTTGTGCCTAATTTGATACAGCTCAGTGGTTCAGGGCTGGTGTTTCCCAACCCCCATTAGCCACAGCCGACCATGGCTAGATGATGAGCATttcagcccaacaacatctgggagaggcaccgcattggctacccctgcagtaGTCATTCACAGCCTATAAAAAAGAGTAGCGTGTGTAAAAATGAATGCTAGTTATCCATCCAGAGATTGCCTTAGGAATTGCACAGTACAGAACCTGGTGGAAGGAAGAGAGTGGCTCCTATCATCTTGGCTGCCTTTATCAAAAAGACCTAACAGCTTGGAAATGGGAGTCAGAAGGAACAGCTAAGGCTATTCGAGGTACCAAACCGAAAAGTTTTCTGGGTAACACAGTGGCTGTACAGGCTGACACAGGAGTCAACTACTGAAACTGTTAAACTCTGTCTATTCCCACAGTATAAAGGAAGCTGGAATGGCAGTACAGGTCTACGCTGGGATCGATAGCATTCAGAGCAGCCCTGAACACCTGGCAGGGAACAGCCAATTGAGATCTGGGGTAAGCAAGGCGCTGCTGTGAATGCGCCTGATGGAAGCCCTCTACGGATGCAACTTTTTCACTGttatataataaatatttataagtaTAATGTAGAAACCTGTTCATTGTCCATACTTATGGATACAAATTCTTAAAAAGAGTCATACAGAGTGTCTGACTTGTACCCCTGAATGTTTTCTGTATCGTCAAACAAAAATGCAGGTAAATGTTTGCAGGACTGGAATCTACTGCTATTAACAAAAACCAGGAATAAGAAAGTATTAAAAGTTCACTCCAAGAAATGCCGGTATCAACTATGGGATGGGAGAGGGACATAGACCCTGCTCTCCATCAAACTATAATGTATGGTGGTTAGGTTGCAACCAGTGGCCTGCCACTGAGACTTATTGTGCCACACTAATTTTCCATAGTAAGGCTAACTGTTGTTTAgaagaaaaaacatttttaaaaaagtataaaaaCTTAAAGCATTGTCCCCatgttatttttatatatatatataaaatcaaaaccaaCTTTTCTTACACATTTAAAGTGAGTGCTGAAAAAATACAAATGTCTGAAGTTACCgagcaaataaaaatagaaatctgAGCTACTTTTTCATGTGAGTAAGGCTCAGTGacgtaatgtttttttttgttattgttatttatcagCATCGGATTATTCAAACTCAGCTAACAAGTTTTGGCAACACTGTCCTTTGCTGAATATTCCCATTGGCATCAGTCATCTGTGCCAGATTAGTTCTCAGTTTTGATGCTGAGTTTGAAGTAGGAGGTAACTTGGAAATTGACGTGATAGCACCAGTGCTTTCTGCTATTCTTTTTGCTGATGTCTTCTCCCCAGTTGGAGGCTTTGGCAAACGTCTCCTTAGCCAGGGATGCCGCAAAGCCTGACCAGGCGTCATGCGCAAAGTAGGATCCCACTCTAAACACTGTTTCAAGAAGTCGAGGAAGAGAGGGTCGTCACATCCCTTCAATGCACTCCCCCACTCTCTGCTCTCTGGAGGGCCACGCAATTTGCCCCGCCGGGAACGGCCACCGTTGAGCACCACAGAACCATCGGACAAGGTAGTAATGGTACAGTATCGGGGATAACCCTTAGAACTCACGAAATTTTTTGCTCTTTTGGATGAATCCAGCAATTTCTGAGAAGGCATCCCCAGCAGTTCTATCATACAAGCCAGCTGATCCGCTTCATCCTCCCCTGGTAAGAGAGGATAGCCTGTTAGGAGCTCGGCTAGAATGCAGCCCAGGCTCCACATGTCTATGGGCATCCCGTAACGAGCACCGAGGATCACTTCTGGAGCGCGGTAGAAACGTGACTGGATGTAAGTGTAGACACGCTGGTGCTCGTAACAGCTAGAGCCAAAGTCAATCACTTTAATGCCACTCCTACCCTGTTGCTTCAACAGAATGTTCTCTGGTTTAAGGTCACAGTGAATTATTCTGTTTTTGTGCAAAGCATCTAAGCACTGCAAAATCGAGTGGGCAAACTTGCGGACCAAGGGCAGGCTGAAGCCCTGAAATTTGTTTTTCTTGATGAGCTCGTAAAGGTTCATGCTCAGCAACTCAAACGTCATACAGATATGGTTGCGGAATGTGAAGTTTTCCAGCATGTGGATCACGTTCATGTTGTTATCCTTGTCCTGCTTTTTAAGGTGTTCCAGGATTCTGATTTCTTCTGCAGCTTGACGGTGGAAACGCTTCTCGTTCCTCACCATCTTCAGGGCCACATGCTGATGCATCTTGTGATCGTAGGCCTTCACCACTTGCCCAAAACTTCCTTTCCCAATTACCTTCAGGACCTCGTATCTGTAGGACACATGGTCATGCGGAACTTGCACGTAAGATCCCTGGTCGTCATCATATCCCCCGTTGTTTGGACCACCAACTACACCTTGCCTCTTTTTCGCATTTGGACCCACAAAATATATTTCAGGGTAGCTGAAGATCTCGTGATGCTCGAAGGTTGTTAGTTTTTGCATGTATTGCTTCATTGCTTGATCTGGCATCATGGGGGAGGCTTTCACCTTCCCTGGCCCTTCTGTAGACTTCAAAGAGCTGGAGCTCCCCTGCCGCCTATGAGCACTGTCCAGTTGTCTGTCTGGCACCACCGGCAATCCCGACTTCGCTACTGTTGTAAGCCCATTTGGTTGTGTCGTCAGAACAgtccttttgttgctgttgtcttCAAACAGCTGCTGAACCTGGATCTGCCCGTGACTGGCAACATGTAGGTGCTCATTCATTGTGTGCTTATTTCCACCAACCTGAAATATAAAGCATATTTTTCCAGTTATAAAAACAACCCACAGGCTTCCTAAACAATATAAAAGATTGATGGAACAGGACTTTTCAAAAAACATATGACTGACTTGTCCACTCAAAGTCCCTATACCCAAAGTCCCGTACATTTAAACCACTGGAGTTGATCAAGGCTACAGAACGCCACCCGAGGGACTCGCTCTCTCATTGAAGGAAAGGGGGTAATTTTCAATTATCTTTCCACCCTTCCATCTGCAACCCCCTGAACATGTTCTCTATTGAGTcagtggaccctccagaacaATGTAGGCTGTTTTGCAGGAAGAGAAATTCACAAAAAATCTTCTTCTCCCTCAATCCTTCAGTGAGAACCTCAACTGGATCAATCCCTTCTGTTAAAGGAAGggggtctggatccaacccataggGTTCTCAAAATACCCACTGGCTTCATCATCTATCCCAGAAGCTGTGCGTGCTTACACCTATTTGAACTCCTGAAGTCACATTGTTATTTATTCATGTAACATCTTTGATGTCTAACCCTAATTCTTCAATGTAACATTTCTGGAGGAGCTTcatataaaaataacaacaacaataatacattaaaaatctGTCTCTATTGCTCATTATTTTACAGCCTCCTGCACACATTTTTTGGCAGTTCGACATACTTcacaatctggggggggggggctgctactGCTTCCCACAATGccaaaattactttaaaaaagaaaaagaaaactgcctTTCGAAAGAGATAAAGAGCAACTGCTGTTGATACAGGAGTGTAAGCTTTTTGGCTGCTGTCATATGTGTTTTTGAAACAAAGGATTCGAAGACCCAAACTTTAATTAGCCAAACCGCTACCCTAAGGGAGAATTCCGCATGTACCTGCCACCTTTGCACTACAAATCAACACGCTGCAGAGAAATGACAGCATATAAATGTGGAGGGCCAAGGGAATCCAACAGCTTTATGTCACAGCATATTGTCAGGTTTCCAGGTAATGCCCTATTTCCTATCAGTGAGTGTCTTCAGAAGCAGCAAAATACCAGAAAGCCTTTGATACCAGGGCAACACTATTTTGCCATCCTGACTTTAAGGGTACCCCTGTGATTTTGAACACCCCACTTAGGAAGACCCTTCCAAAAAGCTGGGGAAATTGCAATAGCAGTAACATTTCCGAATGTGCTCAGACTACCACGGAAAGCAAAGAATCCAAGGTGACTTGAATCCATAGAGGTTGTATGGCATCCCGCAAGGCATGAGCTATGGCCTGACAACTAGTGCGTTACCTTGTTGATTATATACATCTGAAAAATATAGTCATGACTCTCTGACTTAAGAAATTAGTTGTGACCCTCAAACATGCAGTAGCAGCTGGACAGGGCCGTGCAGGCTACATTGCTCTCTTCTCTTCCGAAGACCATGCATTGCTGCCAGTTAccatgagggagagggagacaagGCAATGAGGAGATCAGCACAGTGTGGGCACAGCCCACCCGATGCTACTGAGACTGCACCTACAGTGTACTTCCTGCTGCCTTGCCCTTCTTCCTCTCTGCAACTGGCAGTCACGCCCTGTGTTGGGAAGAGAGGAGAGTGATGCAGTCCTGCCGGCTACTTCCACATGTACATGTCAAAGGCCAAACTACTGTGGTCCCTCACTACTTACAGCACAAACGTTAAAGGTCATTTCAGTCCCATTTACAGATATGCTTGCAGAACTTCTGCTGCTACTGCAGTTACAGGATCTTTCTCAAACAGTAGCACAGTACATGCCACAACAAAGgaagataccatatttttcgctccataagacgcacgtttttcctcctaaaaagtaaggggaaatatctgtgcatcttatggagcgaatggtggtccctggagccaaattgctaaaagaggatcatgttttttattttacaaagagaaaagggggtgttgataggaccccgctcagcagctgatcagcaagagatcgggagagagataagagtccctgctcccttgctccctatggtccggtgcaccctatggagcgaaaaatacggtaacttggATGATGCCATTCTCATTCGCATCCAAAGACCACCATCTGGTAGTGTTCatgtttctcttccttttctttttttaaaaatgaaactagtATTGTCCTCATTGACATCAGCAAGTCCATTTAGCACAAGCACATAGCCACAAAACTACCCCCCATAATTAAGAATGTTAAGTGTTGTAAACCCTGGGTTGGAAAATATCCTGTGATCTATTTGTTCAAATCTTTGGCAACATTTCCCTCTGCAATGCTGTTTTGAGGTGGGGAAAGGGATACAAGGGAGAAAGAGTTGTGTGTGAAAGAGGAGTgaccttttgtttgtttt is from Lacerta agilis isolate rLacAgi1 chromosome 10, rLacAgi1.pri, whole genome shotgun sequence and encodes:
- the DYRK2 gene encoding dual specificity tyrosine-phosphorylation-regulated kinase 2 isoform X3, with the protein product MNEHLHVASHGQIQVQQLFEDNSNKRTVLTTQPNGLTTVAKSGLPVVPDRQLDSAHRRQGSSSSLKSTEGPGKVKASPMMPDQAMKQYMQKLTTFEHHEIFSYPEIYFVGPNAKKRQGVVGGPNNGGYDDDQGSYVQVPHDHVSYRYEVLKVIGKGSFGQVVKAYDHKMHQHVALKMVRNEKRFHRQAAEEIRILEHLKKQDKDNNMNVIHMLENFTFRNHICMTFELLSMNLYELIKKNKFQGFSLPLVRKFAHSILQCLDALHKNRIIHCDLKPENILLKQQGRSGIKVIDFGSSCYEHQRVYTYIQSRFYRAPEVILGARYGMPIDMWSLGCILAELLTGYPLLPGEDEADQLACMIELLGMPSQKLLDSSKRAKNFVSSKGYPRYCTITTLSDGSVVLNGGRSRRGKLRGPPESREWGSALKGCDDPLFLDFLKQCLEWDPTLRMTPGQALRHPWLRRRLPKPPTGEKTSAKRIAESTGAITSISKLPPTSNSASKLRTNLAQMTDANGNIQQRTVLPKLVS
- the DYRK2 gene encoding dual specificity tyrosine-phosphorylation-regulated kinase 2 isoform X2, yielding MSRGRTPAEYGRALLIIHSMSQHVLVLLPVWFQQVGGNKHTMNEHLHVASHGQIQVQQLFEDNSNKRTVLTTQPNGLTTVAKSGLPVVPDRQLDSAHRRQGSSSSLKSTEGPGKVKASPMMPDQAMKQYMQKLTTFEHHEIFSYPEIYFVGPNAKKRQGVVGGPNNGGYDDDQGSYVQVPHDHVSYRYEVLKVIGKGSFGQVVKAYDHKMHQHVALKMVRNEKRFHRQAAEEIRILEHLKKQDKDNNMNVIHMLENFTFRNHICMTFELLSMNLYELIKKNKFQGFSLPLVRKFAHSILQCLDALHKNRIIHCDLKPENILLKQQGRSGIKVIDFGSSCYEHQRVYTYIQSRFYRAPEVILGARYGMPIDMWSLGCILAELLTGYPLLPGEDEADQLACMIELLGMPSQKLLDSSKRAKNFVSSKGYPRYCTITTLSDGSVVLNGGRSRRGKLRGPPESREWGSALKGCDDPLFLDFLKQCLEWDPTLRMTPGQALRHPWLRRRLPKPPTGEKTSAKRIAESTGAITSISKLPPTSNSASKLRTNLAQMTDANGNIQQRTVLPKLVS
- the DYRK2 gene encoding dual specificity tyrosine-phosphorylation-regulated kinase 2 isoform X1, with product MLTTRKPSASAAGAAGAGGAAAASCPGGSRGGGDSARQFQSSPGIGAGGASRAGAGTGPPSPIALPPLKPSSAAHTVGGNKHTMNEHLHVASHGQIQVQQLFEDNSNKRTVLTTQPNGLTTVAKSGLPVVPDRQLDSAHRRQGSSSSLKSTEGPGKVKASPMMPDQAMKQYMQKLTTFEHHEIFSYPEIYFVGPNAKKRQGVVGGPNNGGYDDDQGSYVQVPHDHVSYRYEVLKVIGKGSFGQVVKAYDHKMHQHVALKMVRNEKRFHRQAAEEIRILEHLKKQDKDNNMNVIHMLENFTFRNHICMTFELLSMNLYELIKKNKFQGFSLPLVRKFAHSILQCLDALHKNRIIHCDLKPENILLKQQGRSGIKVIDFGSSCYEHQRVYTYIQSRFYRAPEVILGARYGMPIDMWSLGCILAELLTGYPLLPGEDEADQLACMIELLGMPSQKLLDSSKRAKNFVSSKGYPRYCTITTLSDGSVVLNGGRSRRGKLRGPPESREWGSALKGCDDPLFLDFLKQCLEWDPTLRMTPGQALRHPWLRRRLPKPPTGEKTSAKRIAESTGAITSISKLPPTSNSASKLRTNLAQMTDANGNIQQRTVLPKLVS